One genomic window of Enoplosus armatus isolate fEnoArm2 chromosome 19, fEnoArm2.hap1, whole genome shotgun sequence includes the following:
- the itpkb gene encoding inositol-trisphosphate 3-kinase B translates to MAASALNLNGLGVMNSSNQFHTQPGSSSTASGTRTSPVGRPVLPVPDRSTCCQLLGGGLYSPTSPKTSPRSLGQTFVFPASSSLSPSSTPRARSPSPRSPELLGVNVGQRVRRLSSPGGEERGEGEGQEERGGELGGGEKREERRRQAQLLQIHRELQNVEVRGKVGIFEAHISGIRAQVLNSELQRSPRSPRRSTSQNPSHPSQQNRALECPMTHPQETKVPPVVQNGREREEETMEGGRNEKDSSATKTNTENKTLIGQNGRHSETTMQTPCLDGPSVVEGSLETLNPDARTDREKNEGERLRKKEGEKDGGEVENTQMLGDEREWTEREARDEKEDRLCPETLLQTEANRLEVNPETPAFPPAQSSESSPCLLNVTDHTSNHSPSIPAVIITDHGLESLPQTSEGPGSDQGLCCTPSPSSSPVPGPNSSNRSLRKLSSSSASSAGFSSSWEESEEDVSSDTEKGEQLLNPALLTSKQKAHKSWKKIKNMVHWSPFVMSFKKKYPWIQLAGHAGSFKAGANGRILKKHCDCEQRCLSLLMRDVLRPYVPGYHGDVEKDGQKYNQMEDLLAEFDFPCVMDCKMGVRTYLEEELAKARKKPSPRPDMYQKMIEVDPEAPTPEENLQKVVTKPRYMQWRETISSTATLGFRIEGVKKEDGTVNRDFKKTKTREQVTAAFHDFVKGNKDILNGYLSRLEEIRDTLEISPFFKTHEVIGSSLLFVHDSKGQAKVWMIDFGKTTPLPDGDELTHRASWVEGNREDGYLFGLDSLVDIISSMVDSET, encoded by the exons ATGGCAGCCTCTGCCCTGAACCTGAACGGCCTCGGAGTCATGAACAG cAGTAATCAGTTTCACACCCAGCCAGGTTCCTCTAGTACTGCCTCTGGAACTAGAACCAGTCCAGTTGGTCGACCTGTGCTGCCGGTTCCAGATCGGAGCACCTGCTGTCAGTTACTGGGTGGAGGTCTCTACAGCCCAACCAGCCCTAAG ACGAGCCCTCGCTCCCTGGGTCAAACCTTTGTGTTCCCCGCTTCGTCCTCGCTCTCCCCCAGCTCCACCCCTCGTGCTCGCTCCCCCTCCCCGCGAAGCCCGGAGCTCCTCGGAGTCAATGTGGGCCAGCGGGTTCGACGACTGAGTTCACCCGGcggtgaggagagaggggaaggagaagggcaggaggagaggggaggagagttGGGAGGAGGCGAGAAGCGCGAGGAGAGGAGACGCCAggcacagctgctgcagatacacagagagctgcagaacgTTGAG gTCAGGGGAAAAGTGGGCATTTTCGAGGCCCACATTTCTGGAATTCGTGCCCAGGTGCTTAATAGCGAGCTCCAGCGCAGCCCTCGGTCTCCAAGACGATCGACTAGCCAAAACCCTTCCCATCCTAGCCAACAAAACAGAGCCCTTGAATGCCCAATGACCCACCCACAAGAGACTAAAGTTCCCCCTGTTGTCCAAAatggaagagaaagggaggaagagacaaTGGAAGGAGGAAGGAATGAGAAGGACAGCAGTGCtactaaaacaaacactgagaacaAGACACTGATTGGTCAAAATGGCCGCCATTCAGAAACAACAATGCAAACTCCCTGTTTAGACGGACCGTCTGTCGTTGAGGGCTCCCTGGAGACATTAAACCCAGATGcaagaacagacagagagaaaaatgagggagaaagactgagaaaaaaggagggagaaaaagacgGAGGGGaggtagaaaacacacaaatgctggGAGACGAAAGagaatggacagagagagaagcgaGAGACGAGAAAGAGGATCGGTTGTGTCCTGAGACGCTGCTCCAGACAGAGGCAAACAGGTTGGAGGTTAACCCGGAAACCCCTGCTTTTCCTCCGGCACAAAGCAGTGAGAGCTCCCCTTGTTTGCTGAACGTCACTGATCACACCTCCAAccactctccctccatccctgcaGTCATAATAACTGACCACGGTTTGGAAAGCTTGCCCCAAACGTCTGAAGGCCCCGGCTCAGACCAGGGACTATGCTGCACCCCTAGCCCCAGTTCTAGCCCTGTCCCTGGGCCGAACTCCTCCAACCGTTCCCTTAGGAAGCTGtcgtcctcctctgcctcctcggCCGGTTTCTCCTCGTCTTGGGAAGAGTCGGAGGAGGATGTCTCCAGCGATACGGAGAAAGGAGAGCAGCTTCTCAACCCTGCACTCCTCACTTCCAAACAGAAAGCG cACAAGTCCTGGAAGAAGATCAAGAACATGGTCCACTGGTCACCATTTGTCATGTCCTTCAAGAAGAAATATCCCTGGATACAACTGGCTGGGCACGCAG GGAGCTTTAAGGCTGGAGCCAACGGCCGTATATTAAAA AAACACTGTGACTGTGAACAGCGCTGTTTGTCCCTCCTGATGAGGGACGTGCTGCGCCCGTACGTCCCCGGTTACCATGGAGATGTGGAGAAGGATGGCCAGAAATACAACCAGATGGAGGATCTGCTGGCTGAGTTTGACTTCCCGTGTGTGATGGACTGTAAGATGGGAGTGAG GACCTACCTTGAGGAAGAGCTGGCCAAGGCTCGTAAGAAGCCCTCTCCGAGACCCGACATGTATCAGAAAATGATCGAGGTTGACCCTGAGGCGCCTACGCCGGAGGAAAACCTCCAGAAAGTGGTGACTAAACCCAGATACATGCAGTGGAGAGAGACTATAAGCTCAACAGCCACCCTGGGATTTAGGATAGAGGGAGTCAAG AAGGAAGACGGGACGGTGAACAGAgattttaagaaaacaaagaccagAGAGCAAGTTACTGCAGCCTTCCATGACTTTGTCAAAGGAAATAAGGACATActg aatggTTATCTAAGCAGGCTGGAAGAAATCAGAGACACTCTGGAGATCTCCCCGTTCTTCAAAACCCACGAG gtgatTGGCAGCTCCTTGTTATTCGTTCACGACAGTAAGGGACAGGCCAAAGTCTGGATGATCGACTTTGGGAAAACCACACCTCTGCCTGACGGGGACGAACTAACCCACCGAGCATCGTGGGTGGAAGGCAACAGAGAAGATGGTTACCTGTTTGGACTTGATAGTTTGGTGGACATCATTTCATCCATGGTGGACTCTGAGACTTGA